The Cryptococcus neoformans var. grubii H99 chromosome 13, complete sequence genomic interval CGGATGTTATTTGAGGGGATCAGGTTTTGACCATGAAGCGCGGCGATTTGGAAACGAATAACAATCGTCGATGGAAGCGGGGGTCAGCGGTGAAAATGTTGTATATCTTAACAGACTTGAGTGTACTAGTATAGCAGAATGGAAATGCATGCTTAGAATAGAACTGGTAACAATGGTATAGTCTTGACTTATGACACAAACGATCACAAACGAGCACAGACGAGCACGAACATGAACTTGTCAATGACGCTCTTCATCTGGTATCACATCGTATCCAGACCTCCCTTGAGCACCCGCAGCCGGTACTTCGCCGGTTTCCTCCAGTTCGGGCTcgtgaggaagatggacgctcgatggaggagggaagatgagtgGTTTGACGAGACCGTTGAAAACAAAGGTTCCGTAGCTTCGATTATTGCGTCAACATATACAACAATGAATGCAAAGACGCCTCGAGGAGAACCTACACTAGCAAAGCGAAACCAACaatttggaggatggattCCGGCCAAACTAAAGCTTCCCAGCCCAATCCAAGACTGACAATCCAGATACCAAGAGTCCTGCAAGTGTCCACGGTACTTCGGGTCGTTGCGCTGACACAGTGTGTAACGCTCAGACCGAAAAAGTTGAAGGATCCAATGGAGAACATGATGGCGAAGCAGGACCAAAAGACGGTGGGAGTAGAGACAATTTGATGCCAGCCACTAGGAATATCAAAGTAGGGCGAGCGATGGCgcaggaagaggtgaaggaagggcaTTGCAACGAGGGTGGTGGTAAGTCCAAAGAACCCTTCTAATGTAACGGCTTTCTGATCTGGTGTCAATTCTGTTTTAATATTGAGTATTCCATATAAGAGACTTACCAGAGGCTCGACTTTGTACCGTGACATGATTTTCTCTTCTACCACCTGGATTCCAGCATTAGTTTCAACGCGTCTTAATGGAATGAGCAAAGGGCTACTCACATACTGACAAGCCGTAAAGATTTGAGCGAAAAGAATGAGCATCACACCAATAGCCACACGAGCCGGATCATCAACAGGACGTGCCGTGGCAGTGATGAGTAGCTCCACCGGATCGTTCAATGCCTTTTTGGCCAGACTGCCCGATAATCCCACCAGGCATACACCAGACGTCACAATGATAAGTGAAGCCCATTGGTAAAGCCACAAGTGCCGTCGCAAGAATATGACGGAGAGAATGCCTACCCAGAGGACGAGAGCGCCTCGGGACATTTGAAAGATTGACACAggggtgaggatgagacCAGCATTCATGAGGGTTGTACCGCAAACTAACAGGTTCTTAGTATATCCCTTCGTCGCATGGAATCGAGCACTCACTATCGAAAAACGCGGGGAACCATAGCAGACACATCCTCCAGCCGCTCAGCAACTGTCCTtgatcatgatgatgacccAGTGGatgttcctcctcttcgttcTCCACTTCATCTGTTGCCACGCGCGAGTATCCTTCTGGTCTTGTCTTCGTAGCGTTGCGGTTCTTATAATACGCCCATAAAAGCGGAATACCGCACATAAATTCACCTATAAACATACTGAGTGGTATGTCAGCCCACGGGATTAAACATTGCTGGTAAGTAGAGCTTACTTGAGGGTCTGCCATACCTATAATGCATCAAATCAGTAGGGTCCCTACCATTATGACACAAGGTGACACGTACTGGTTGTTCAAAGTTCAATCGTGGTCCGTCGGCGTGCTGTCCACAATTCTCGACACATTCCATATCTTGATACTTTGACCTAAGTTGGCAATCAACACACAATTTGCTTGTCTTCGACCTTCACTCACAAGAGACTGTTGGCGCAGCCAGTCAAGAACATGCCGGCCACCATGGTGGTGACCCCCATCTTGTTCGGCATTCTGCCCTAATATGTGAGTGGGATGGCACGGAATGGGTAGGTGGGATGACGAGATAGCTTGTGGGGTGGGAGGGGATGTCGGTGGAACGatgagaggatggtgagCGAGCGTTGACTGTGTCGCCGCTGCTTGCttcaatcatcatcatcagacCTTCGCCGGAGTAAGCCGAAAAGCCGGTATTTTATTTACGATGTTGCATCGCGTCATCGCTTTGGGGAGGGAGCGTACTTGTACAGTAGTCACGTTGACCCGTCGTCGGTATCTGAGGTGCAAATGAAGTTCAAAATTTAAAGGATAGCATGCTTCTATTCTCCCGGTATGACTCTTCATGAAAGGGGAGCTTATATTACCCGATATTACGGCTGAGGCAAATCATTAAACCCAGTGAGGGGATCTGTTGCATTTCTTCTTATCTTACTTCGACGCCTTACTACTATGTAATGAATACACACCCCATAGACAGTACAAGATTGTTACACTCTCAAACGCCTAGTGTGGTTCATGAAGAATTAAATGGATTCAGCAAGAAGCTGGGAGTTTAATGCCTGCGGTCACTAGATACAAAACATGTAAGCGGCGTGAATCAGTCCTTCGAATCGAGTGTCACTTACcggttgaagaagacgaagccAGCGTTGAGGTAGGTGGCTACCAATCGGCAAATTTAGCT includes:
- a CDS encoding integral membrane protein, variant translates to MECVENCGQHADGPRLNFEQPVWQTLNMFIGEFMCGIPLLWAYYKNRNATKTRPEGYSRVATDEVENEEEEHPLGHHHDQGQLLSGWRMCLLWFPAFFDICGTTLMNAGLILTPVSIFQMSRGALVLWVGILSVIFLRRHLWLYQWASLIIVTSGVCLVGLSGSLAKKALNDPVELLITATARPVDDPARVAIGVMLILFAQIFTACQYVVEEKIMSRYKVEPLKAVTLEGFFGLTTTLVAMPFLHLFLRHRSPYFDIPSGWHQIVSTPTVFWSCFAIMFSIGSFNFFGLSVTHCVSATTRSTVDTCRTLGIWIVSLGLGWEALVWPESILQIVGFALLVYGTFVFNGLVKPLIFPPPSSVHLPHEPELEETGEVPAAGAQGRSGYDVIPDEERH
- a CDS encoding integral membrane protein, giving the protein MPNKMGVTTMVAGMFLTGCANSLLSKYQDMECVENCGQHADGPRLNFEQPVWQTLNMFIGEFMCGIPLLWAYYKNRNATKTRPEGYSRVATDEVENEEEEHPLGHHHDQGQLLSGWRMCLLWFPAFFDICGTTLMNAGLILTPVSIFQMSRGALVLWVGILSVIFLRRHLWLYQWASLIIVTSGVCLVGLSGSLAKKALNDPVELLITATARPVDDPARVAIGVMLILFAQIFTACQYVVEEKIMSRYKVEPLKAVTLEGFFGLTTTLVAMPFLHLFLRHRSPYFDIPSGWHQIVSTPTVFWSCFAIMFSIGSFNFFGLSVTHCVSATTRSTVDTCRTLGIWIVSLGLGWEALVWPESILQIVGFALLVYGTFVFNGLVKPLIFPPPSSVHLPHEPELEETGEVPAAGAQGRSGYDVIPDEERH